The genome window tttcatttttttttctttcttttgagtACATTTTATTAACTAGGAAATGAGTTGAGAAAAAGCTATAAGCGACAAAATTATATCATCTCGATCTCGATATCATTTCGGTTAGAAGTAAACAGAAAGTAATGGCCTTTTTTTGAGAAGCATGACACCACTGGATCACTGTGGGCCACACTCAAGTGCGTAAAATCCATAAAAATCAGTAATTCTTGATTTTACATCAAATTATATGTTCCCCAAACAATGCCAAcgcatattttatttattttgtaacAAACATTATTTCTAGCTTACCTGCATCAACAAAACTCGTTGCATCTAGGATTGAAATCAAGGAAGCAAGCAGCCCAGAGCACCAACATCGCTTTTTCCTAGTTACTGTGTCCTCTTGTGCAAATTCATGGCGTTCCGCCCTACTCACTCGAGGATGTCCTGAATGATCTATGGCTAAACTACGCCCATAAGAGAGTTCTAATTTGTGTTCGGGTTCTTCACCCTAAAGAGCAGAAAGAACTCTTCGGGCTCAGCTATATGGGGGATTTGTTACATATACAGTATCTCTCACTCCCAAACTTCATCATTGCTTTCGATAACTACAAACTTCAATTAAAACAATGATTTGCAAAAATCATGTTTCCGTCCGTTACGGAAGTGATATACAATTAAGTAAGACACTATTATGAGGTTTTTGTCTTCACTCATCGAACTATCCACATCAATTTTCTTTACTTCATTTTTTACGGGCCTACAAACAGATCCATTGTCATTCAACCGATCCATACACTTCAAATCAAGAAACGTCAACGGTCCTTTTAGTTTTCAATTCCGCCGACTTTGGACGTTCGCGATGAAGGTGTGTTGTAAATTCATGAAAATCCACTTATTTCTGTGAAATTGCTATAATTTTCTGTTGCTAAGCACAAATGCTTGTATTTGGAAAAGTTATATACCCGCAAAAATGGATTTAAGGGGCGGATGACTCGAGATTAGTTTTGCTAACCTCATTGTTTTGTGTTGTGATTTCAGCTAAACGTATCATATCCCGCGACGGGATGTCAAAAACTCTTCGAAGTTGTGGATGAACACAAACTCCGCATTTTCTATGACAAGCGGATGGGAACACAAGTTGACGCTGATGTACTCGGTGATGAATGGAAAGGCTACGTCCTCCGTATTGCTGGTGGAAACGACAAACAAGGTTTCCCCATGAAGCAAGGAGTTTTGACAAATGGTGAGAGTGGATGGTGTGTATGAATTACGAACAAGATTAACTAACTTTTGCTATGTTCTAGGCCGTGTACGATTGCTGTTGAAGAAGGGACATTCCTGCTACCGTCCCCGGCGCACCGGTGAACGCAAACGCAAGTCGGTCCGCGGCTGCATTGTTGACGCCAACATGTCAGTCTTGGCCTTGGTCGTTGTCAAGAAAGGCGAAGGTGAGATCCCCGGACTCACCGACACCAATATTCCAAGACGTCTAGGACCCAAGCGTGCTAGCAAAATCCGCAAATTGTACAATTTGACCAAGGAAGACGATGTCCGCCGCTTCGTAGTCAGACGCCCCTTGCCCGAACGCAACGGCAAGAAGGCCACCTCAAAGGCACCCAAAATCCAACGGCTGGTCACACCCGTAGTTTTGCAGCGCAAACGCCGCCGTATCGcattgaggaagaagcgacagGTCCGTTCCAAGGAAGCCGCCACCGAATACGCCAAATTGTTGGCTCAGCGCAAGAAGGAATCCAAGGTCCGCCGCGAGGAAGCCAAGAGACGGCGATCCACATCCTTGCGCGAATCGAAGAGTTCCGTTTCAAGTGAGAAGAAGTAAAGGAGATGTTTTTAAGTAAATAATAAACCCACGGAGTTTACGTTTGTGTTTTATTTGTGCGGAAGTAAACGGGTCGAGTGAAATGTGCTCTGGTTGTCATTGTGACACGAGTTGAGGAACATTCAATGAGGTGAACGCGTTTTTATTCGGATGCTCCTGTAGGGAAATAGCCAACCGGAGTATTCCTTGCAGCATTCTACAAAGAGGGCCCGAATtttatttgagaaaaaatgAGTTGGTCGTGTCCACTAAAGTCCCGACAAACTAACCGACTTCCGACGGATGGATGACAAGCTAATCCTTGACTCCTGCAGTTTATGCTTAAGGAGAAATGAAAAGCATCAATCCTTAGAAGTGAGtgattttcataaaaatttcaaacgTCCCCGTATGCTTGCTTCACTTTTGACTCATTGTTTACTAGGGATCGTTCTTCAACCTAGTTTCATACAAAATGGATTCATttgggaaaaatgttgaaaacttTAGACAAGTTTGCGCACTACCAAGACTTCTTTCTGTGTCCAGTATATGCCTTCCTTAGTAGGGAAATCCGGACACCCGTTGGTGGAGCGTCCCCTGTCTTAGATGAAAGGACTAGGGAACGATTccgcttttatctgacctcgcacaatGGTCAGGATCAGCTTGGTCAATGGTAATTTTGTCGGTATAGCGAATTTATTCATGGTCATGGATAGTTTTACCCTGCTATGCTAGCATATTCACTATCATGTCGATGAAGAGATTcggcaactgatgtccatattccaacagttttttctatCGCTCCCCccatttggtatgggccaaagatATTTTAAGCATATGAGGATATCCGGCCTAAGAtgatggaaagtattttgtaaAAAACTGAACAGTTTGTGTAGTTTATCCCGTCCATTTGTTAACAGTCCGGCTGTAATTCTACCGGCTCATGGCGGCTTATAATTCTtaagccgatgagttgcacggactgttccttccgtggtttggcggtggcagtatttgttcctCGAAATCTGttggcggacctccaactcTCACTCACTCAACCCATCTCTCAAATCTGCCCATACGGTCAGAAATCAGTTTTCACACTTTCCGTTGGCCAGATGAATATGTCTTCATTCTACTAATTTGTACAATTTGCGCTCCTGATGCAGTTGCTCCCTTTCCCAAACTTACTGTTtctgtgaaattgcttctctgctcgatggagttcgtggtgGTCATGTTCTTATCCACAATTTCAGGATTGCTGATTGCCCGATATGCAGAATTCTTCTTCACTTTACATACGATGATTGGGGGATTTTGTGTTGGATTTTAAGGGGAATGTcccggttgtgaacgggacaaaagctgaaaaaaagaaaactctgAAATTAGGAATAAATaatgttaggcgatgacggctttgcggtttcttaccagggcagaggcaagtcgtcagacgctgcctcacctctgccctgagagcagcgtgaccgaagcaacTCGCAGAACATAACATGACTACGAGTCATATTGAGCACAAATccgggtgctaagccctaaacgaggggtccgttgCCCAAAAAAAGGGATTAAGTTAATACGGACTTAGAAcccgtcaaaaaaaaaagtagataTAAATAGTTCTAATTTTTGATTATATTCCATACGTTTATTTCCCTACGTGGCCACAATCCTGTTTTTTCTTTAAGTAGATTAGATGAATGTGTCTACATCTGATTCCGGCAACAGCAAGCAGTGAGAATGATGGCCTCAATTATGGAAAATTAGGAATATTAGACATTAAGTGGGAGAAAACGTGTTCTTAATGTGGAGCAAATTCACAACACCTTCCTCTGTTTTTGTTACAACGTAAATAAAAAAGTCTTAgcctttattttcatttgacgATCGTTCGGATACCTAACTTACCGGGCTGGCAATTTATAATTCTTGATTGAATTGATGCTTACTTTTTAATTAGGCTGAGGAACGATGATAGAGACGGGGGCTCAgttttatttcagtttcttgACATGAACTCAGTCGAAAGCGCTTGGGAGCCGATAAAGAGGGAAGCAGCTTGATATGTTATCACAATCAAACTATAGGTTTTTGGAAAAAGCattcaagtcagcaggatgaagccttacaccttgatgctcatcctgccgagacaaagggaaatctgatttccgacagaatggcatagtggaacgatgggttgagtactttgatgaactactgaacaaccagaacatcagcgagttggaggtcccgccaactaaacaCGAcgtacaaatactgccaccaccaagtgtagaagaaacagcctgtgcaattcatcggcttaaaaatcataagataCCAggcgccgatggaattacagccgaattggttaagtatGGAGGCGGCCAAATACATCAAGTGGCTCTTGAACATGtggtcaaggtatggaacagggagtcaatgcctgacgactggcaaagaggcattatctgtctcatacattaggtgctcagaggtggcggtgaggaagatggggcggcaaccctgtcggccaaaacaACACCaaatggtcgaggagaacctccatagtgacgGTACCGGGTGACGCTGTGCTAACTTTGGTTTGTCGGCCGTGAtccagtaggcgaatgttcgaaaggcctaatcagagcgatcagacccgagtctgcaccgggactcatctgaagtgccaaatcggtcacgaaacctcaccaggggtatactggtaccatgagaaccgagatagcccctggactctcatacttcgggtgaactctcgttgtatgtgagtacagctcgattatttgcggttagccccctggtgggagcttcatgggggttgttggttatgctcaagcgagaagagaccttcgggcctcggcgtggtgttgcgtttcaacacgggtgccgtactagttcggtagagatttaagtagatctggcatccaccaatatgaatgctaagccatgcgcttgtatagactggtaccgttgttgcttgtctcagcggggctctgattgtggtcacaaaatcaatccgtgtcttaggaagaccgtaggattaaggccatgagagaattcggtatcccgacgaaattgataagactgagtaggctgaccctgaccaatgtgcgtggccagataaaagcagcagtatcactcttaagaccattcaacaacaacaacgttctacgacaaggggacaccctatcatgcgtcctctttaacctggctctagaGAAAgagatctgtgatgctgaggtaaagctAAGGGTACGatactctttaagtccacccaattactgggctacgctgacgatatcgacatcatgggaagaatgacccgagacgtacaaactgccttcatccagaccaagcaagtatatggtggcaacgtcagcattaaaaaccaaccaaccaacaacatcaaaccggactggtcaaacgggaaaaataaagataggaggctacagctttgagacctttgataatttctcctatctagggtcgaaaatcataacagataacaactacgatgatgaaatccgctgcacggttgctggcagccaacagagcctattttagtttacgaaaactgttccgctcgaaacgtctcaccatagggtcaaagctcttactgtacaagacaatgaatttgccagtcctcatgtatttctcggagacttgggttcttaggaagaaaaattgcgaacccttgaccgcgttcgagagaagaatcccccgaagaatttttggccccctacatgaggatggacgattctgtctTGTTTACAAGACAATAAAAGAATTTGTTCCGAAAATCGAGAATAATTTTTATTCATGACATCCGGACATAAGAAGTTCGATTATAATTTAATTTCGTTCGGTCCCTTAGATAACTTCATAAATGAATCCTATTGTATTTATAACAAATGTGTATTACAAATTggtaattttaaattaaagagAAAGATAATTTTGATAGTAAAAACTGGTCAAATTTTTACATTGATGTGGGCACAAAAAATACCAATCTGTCGTAAAAAATATCTACTTAATTTTTGGAAAACGTTTCTATGTGATGTAATTAGTCGGAAAGgataaaaaagagaaaatgaaggcgcttattaaaaaaaaagactaaGAAAAATTGGCTTAAAGTTTTTCACAGTCCACAGTATAAAATTAAGTCTTTTGAACTCGTTGGCCCGTTTTCgaagtttaaaaataaaaatttaacacTTCGGGTTTGGGTTTTCGAACTTGGGCTGCGGGAgacgaatttttatttttgcggcAACATAATCTCGTTTTACCGTTCCATACTCTTAAAGGAAAGGGAGGAGTGCAAGTGACACCCGGTTGTGGGGTTCATGTACGTCTAGTTCGAGACACGCTACcttcttttattatttgtttcatTTCGTTGAAAAAGTTCCCTTGAAAAGGGCAGCAAACGGGCATAAGATCGAATGAGTTGTTTAATAAAAAAGCGTCTTCCCCGGACTATTCCCACGACCTGCGATGTTGAAACGCAATAAGAACGGTGACAATGGAGAGAAAAGTTAAAGATTTGGATTTGCTGGAACGCGAACGCGGCGTGAAAGGGTTCCGCAAAAGGTGTCTGTCGAGAGCCACAACCAACTCCATCGAGGTAACCCGGTGCGAAATTTCGATGAACGGATCATGAGTAGATAACAATAACGTAGTTAGTTATactttcaaatgaaaatgaagtgTGTGAACAGGGTGTAATTATGCACAGGGTGTACTTATACTTTGAATTATTTTTGTGCTTTATAAATAAATTGTCTGAATTCTGCATTTAAATTAATCTGCAGACGATACATTACTGTGAAGATATTGAATTACCGGACAGAAATCAGTTATTTTCCTTCTATTTCGCTTTATTCACGAAATACATATGTTTAAACGCATTGAAATGCGAAAATATAGTTGAGTTTGATTTACCAAAAGTAAACACACCCTACATAGCTCTAAAGCAGCATAGGCGAAATAGAAATCAAATCAATACTATATTTAATTTAGTATAATTTGTGTAACAGGCAGAGAAAACTAATCTTAACTAGGTTAAACAAAACTAATAAAAGTATAGACCATGATGACTTCTACAAATGCATGAATATACAAACAAATCTACGATAAATGTAAATTTATATTAAGTGAAGTTAACATTTAAGAGATAGACCTAGCGGTTGCGAAAGGCGCCGATTAAAGTTGTCTTGTAAGTTGAGCAAATAACTTAAATTATACCTAAAGTAAGTTCTCTAGTTGGACGCTAGGAGCTGGACGAGGACGCAGCCCAACAACTCACAAGCAAAACAAGAGTCACCAGCTGTTTATTTTCTGCTACATGTCCCTCTACCTCTTAACGTCCTGAATAATAAGTGGTAGGAAAGGTGTTCCAATAGGATGTGTAGTATTTAAGTTATCCTCATCAATCTAAAATGAATTGCAAATAAAGCAGaaagcaaatgaaaaaaattacaaacaagtcggaaaaccgggagctgggcgctttaggtatgaaaggttttgtatacttcttttataaagacatttgagtgtgtatttatcccattagtacgtacgTGCTCTGCACCATAGCCCATATTGCTgtaatttcgtggtactaggatgaactttaggggattttgcagc of Hermetia illucens chromosome 4, iHerIll2.2.curated.20191125, whole genome shotgun sequence contains these proteins:
- the LOC119655329 gene encoding 40S ribosomal protein S6 — translated: MKLNVSYPATGCQKLFEVVDEHKLRIFYDKRMGTQVDADVLGDEWKGYVLRIAGGNDKQGFPMKQGVLTNGRVRLLLKKGHSCYRPRRTGERKRKSVRGCIVDANMSVLALVVVKKGEGEIPGLTDTNIPRRLGPKRASKIRKLYNLTKEDDVRRFVVRRPLPERNGKKATSKAPKIQRLVTPVVLQRKRRRIALRKKRQVRSKEAATEYAKLLAQRKKESKVRREEAKRRRSTSLRESKSSVSSEKK